In Leptospira licerasiae serovar Varillal str. VAR 010, the sequence ATCTTGGATATTCCGGTGGATCTCGGTAGATGTAGCAGGTCCGGAATATTCTCCCAATCTAAAAAATAAAACGGCGCCCAAACAAACTAAGAATGGAAGGAAGAAGAGCGAATGAACTGCTTTGTATCTGAAGTCTTCTTTCAAGAAAGCAAGAAGAGTTAAAAAAGCAAAAGTAGGCGGGAGATATAAAAGAGGAAGATTCCAAAGTTTTAGGTTTAGATCCTGGCCTGCATTCTGGTTCAGGACGAGGGAACCAGAAAGTTGCATAAATCCCAACGAGACTAGAGTAAAAGAAAGGTAAACTTGGAATCTATGTTTTCTATCGGAAGGAAATTCTCCGATTGCGAGTAAAAACGAAAGAAATCCTCCGAAGAGGATCATCCCGTCAGAAAACCATCCGAGTAACTCAGGCATGGTCTTATTGTATTTTTGGAATAGATAAGTCGAATCGAAATTAGAATGATAAAAATTATCTCATAGAAGTAAGATCTCTGTAAGCTCTTACAACTCCGTCCGCTAAGGTTTTAGTGAATGTGAGAGCCACTCTTGCTTTTTCAGATGCAATCATTACTTCGTGAGCGTCCACACTGTTCGGATCGTATACCATTTTTTGAGTAAGTTCGTCCGCTTCTACTTGCAGATCGTTTACGGATTTGAATGCGTTTCTCATCGCTTCTGAAAAACTTTCAGCAACGTAATCGGGAGCAACGGGCTCTTTAACATCTCCGTAATGACGTTGGTCGTCTATCTTTACGGAAACCTTGTCTCCTTTAGGAGAAAGAGGAAAACGAGAATCGGAATATCCGGAGTTATAAGTGTACCAAAGTTTGGAATTAAAATCTACGTTCATTTTTCTTTCCTATTAAGCTCTTCCGATCTCTAGGGCTTTGTTGAACATTGCCTTGGACCCGTTGATCATCTGGACGTTTGCCTCGTAAGATCTGGAGGCAGAGATCATGTCCGTCATTTCGGTGACTATATTTACGTTCGGCATTTCTACATAGCCTTTTTTAGGTCCGATTTGGATCGCGTCTGGATGAGTTGGATCATAAGTTAATCTTAAAGGACTCATATCCTTCTCGATTTTCATTACTTTCACACCTTTACCCTCGCCAGGAGAAAGGCCAAAAGGATAAACGGGGCTTTTCCATTTGGTTCTAAGATTTACAGGAGTCAGGATCACTCTGTCTCTACGAAAAGGGCCGTCACCGTTTGTATTTCTAGTAGTAGTCGCGTTTGCGATATTGTTCCCGATCACATCCATACGGAGTCTTTGTGCGGAAAGTCCGGTGGCGGAGATATTAACTGCGCTAAATAGTCCCATCTTCTTCCTCTAAACCTTAGCTATGTCTCTATTGAGATTAAGCCAACCTCATTACGTTCTTCAAATCGCGGAAGTTCGCATTCATTCTTTCGACCATCATCATGTATTGCATTTGAGAATTGGAAGCTTCCATTACTTCTTTCTCGGGATCTACGTTATTTCCATCGGCTCTGACTGTGGTCAGATAATCTATGTTTGCCTTGGGTTGTACGGATTTATAATCTAATGGAGTAAAAAAGGAAATATGACGTTCGTCTTCGATCCTGGTCGGGATTGCTTTAGAAGCTTCAATCTTTTCCGATTCTAACGCTCTTTTGATCATGGATTCGAAAAGTACTTCACTTCTCTTAAAATGGGGAACATCTGCATTTGCGATATTGTCTGCGAGGACTTTTCTTTTTAAAGAGGCGGCGTTCATTCCTCTCTCTAATAAGTCCTGAGTCTTCATGAAATGTGTTTTTTGGAACATAAAGCTCTCCCGTATAAAATTTCGGTTGAATTTCAAAATTCCCAAAGATAAAAAAAGGAATCTGGCCGAAAATTTCTTAGAAAAGGCCAAAAAAGGACTCAAATTGAAAATGGGTGAAAATTCGGAGATTATCGAGATCAAGCCGGAGCTGACAGCCCTTTTTAACGACTATTACGCATTTCGAAACCAGTTAATGGATGCGATCGCCAAAAAACCGGCTAAAATCGTCCTGGATCTAAGTAAAATTCCTGTGATGAATTCCATTTCTATCAGTTCCCTGGTTTGGTTCTGCAAAAACGCCAAGTTAGAAGGGATAGCGATCGATATAAGAGAGATACATCCTGATTTAATGAAAACTTTCGAAGTGCTAAAGATCGACGAATACTTTCAGCGGATCTAAAATCTCAGCTCAATCAGCTTAAACTATACCCTCGTTCCTAGGTTCCAGGGCTTCGGGAATTCCCTGGACATCTTTACTATGCGGTATAGCTTGGCTTCCATGAAAAAAATACTTTTTTCCCTATCGGTCTTATCCTTACTCATAGGCTGTCAACCTCCTCTACAGGAGAGAATCTTAGGTATTTGGGAAAGAACTTCCGTTTGTGCTGCAGACGGACAGTGCAAAAATTCAGAGCCGGGCAAGGCTCCTAAACTCTCTATCTTTAGACCAGGACTTGCGATCTATGAAAATCCGGAAGATCCTGAAAACCAGCGCAGGATAGAATATGAGTTTTACGAAAAAGAAACCAAATCCAGAGAGCCTGAACTTATATTTAGATTTTTGAATTTAGGATTCGACATTCGTTATATCGTTAAAAAAGCGAATAAAGAGACTCTGGAACTATTCAGTCCCGAACTCAATAATACCGAAGTTTATAAAAAGTTAGGTCCTGCTCCCGAATGATCTTTTGTCGGAAGAATATTTTTGTGTTACTTCTAAGTTCTGTACTCCTATTCGGAGCTGGCCTAGGATCTAAGGAAACCGAAACTTCCGACGAAAACCAATCCATAATTGCCCCTTCTCCTGAAGGGGAGTTACCTCTTCCTCCTCAACCCACAGACCAAAGCGAAGTTTCTAGAAAAAAATACCAGATCTTGGCTTTGAATACAGAAACGATCAATCTGCTAAGATCCAATGCTTTGGCTCGAGCCCAAGCAAATATAGAACGTT encodes:
- a CDS encoding STAS domain-containing protein, which encodes MGENSEIIEIKPELTALFNDYYAFRNQLMDAIAKKPAKIVLDLSKIPVMNSISISSLVWFCKNAKLEGIAIDIREIHPDLMKTFEVLKIDEYFQRI
- the flgC gene encoding flagellar basal body rod protein FlgC, which codes for MGLFSAVNISATGLSAQRLRMDVIGNNIANATTTRNTNGDGPFRRDRVILTPVNLRTKWKSPVYPFGLSPGEGKGVKVMKIEKDMSPLRLTYDPTHPDAIQIGPKKGYVEMPNVNIVTEMTDMISASRSYEANVQMINGSKAMFNKALEIGRA
- the flgB gene encoding flagellar basal body rod protein FlgB, yielding MFQKTHFMKTQDLLERGMNAASLKRKVLADNIANADVPHFKRSEVLFESMIKRALESEKIEASKAIPTRIEDERHISFFTPLDYKSVQPKANIDYLTTVRADGNNVDPEKEVMEASNSQMQYMMMVERMNANFRDLKNVMRLA
- the fliE gene encoding flagellar hook-basal body complex protein FliE gives rise to the protein MNVDFNSKLWYTYNSGYSDSRFPLSPKGDKVSVKIDDQRHYGDVKEPVAPDYVAESFSEAMRNAFKSVNDLQVEADELTQKMVYDPNSVDAHEVMIASEKARVALTFTKTLADGVVRAYRDLTSMR
- a CDS encoding LIC10301 family lipoprotein, producing MKKILFSLSVLSLLIGCQPPLQERILGIWERTSVCAADGQCKNSEPGKAPKLSIFRPGLAIYENPEDPENQRRIEYEFYEKETKSREPELIFRFLNLGFDIRYIVKKANKETLELFSPELNNTEVYKKLGPAPE